One part of the Silurus meridionalis isolate SWU-2019-XX chromosome 26, ASM1480568v1, whole genome shotgun sequence genome encodes these proteins:
- the sh3bp4a gene encoding LOW QUALITY PROTEIN: SH3 domain-binding protein 4-A (The sequence of the model RefSeq protein was modified relative to this genomic sequence to represent the inferred CDS: inserted 1 base in 1 codon) codes for MAAHRIRVTNNNSVLPRCKSEGTLIDLSEDVSEASLTEVKVPSPSALRLDTTASFGTAQEVVAIRDYCPSSFTTLKFSKGDRLYVLDTSGGDWWYAHNNTEMGYIPSSYVQPVCYRDSYLSDSGMVDNLGDSSDEGVKELDLLGEWTGMSLKLPPAYNSKNNPFLTNPFLNGTVQNQLQDQNTNQHNSIDLLLFDSLTPSAPVSTTSSNSTSNGYGSSIFDGTPTSPNVETLQVFRKDNPFFRSKRSYSLSELSVLQSQSTTPLPPSEFFTGLKAPSPEQFKSREDFRTAWLNHRKLARSCHDLDSLGQNPGWGQTQPVETNIVCKLDSCGGAVQLPDTSISIHVPEGHVVXGDTQQISMKALLDPPLELNNDRCTTVSPVVEIKLSNMEIKSFITLEMKVSVEVKKESRQMTKVVCVRSDSKDGPYVPVPQAYIYGDTVQVQLDSLEPCMYVAVVVQSHNISFNLTVWDQVVKKVTLGLYGPKHIHPSFKTVVAVFGHDCAPKTLLVTEVGKQAQSAPPVALQLWGKHQFVLNRPQDLQIGMYSNMSNYEVKTNDQARMVRGFQVKLGKVSRLIYVISSRNPQELSDFTLRVQVKDDQDCILAQFCVQTPQPPPKTGIKANGQRRFLKKKEVGKILLSPLAITTKYPQFQDRCVTNLKFGKMIKTVIRQTKNQYLLEYKKGDVIALLSEEKIKLKGQLWTKEWYIGYYQGKTGLVHVKNLLVLGKVKPIYFCGPDLTTAMLLEQILKPCKFLTYIYASVRTVLMENLGNWRAFADALGYDNLPLTYFCRADLDSEPERVASVLEKLKEDCNNMEMKEKKSFQKELMMALLKMDCQGLVVRLLLDFVLLTTAVEVAPRWRELAEKLAHVSKQQMDDYEAPHRDRNGVMDAEAMWKPAYDFLLTWAAQIGDSYRDVIQELQLGLDRMKNPITKRWKHLTGTLILVNCLDMLRSSAFSPASHDDFAI; via the exons ATGGCTGCCCATCGCATTCGAGTGACCAATAACAACAGTGTCCTCCCGCGATGCAAGTCAGAAGGCACCCTGATCGACCTCAGTGAGGACGTGTCCGAGGCCAGTCTTACGGAAGTCAAAG tgCCTTCTCCGAGTGCCTTGCGTTTGGACACCACTGCATCTTTTGGGACCGCACAGGAAGTAGTCGCCATCAGGGACTACTGCCCATCCAGCTTCACCACGTTAAAGTTCTCTAAAGGAGATCGCCTGTATGTGTTGGACACCTCCGGGGGAGACTGGTGGTATGCTCACAACAATACAGAGATGGGATACATTCCCTCGTCATACGTCCAACCTGTTTGCTATCGGGACTCCTATCTCAGCGACAGTGGCATGGTCGATAACCTAGGCGACTCCTCAGACGAGGGTGTGAAGGAGTTAGACCTGCTGGGAGAGTGGACTGGAATGTCCCTGAAGCTCCCTCCagcttataacagcaaaaacaaCCCCTTTTTGACAAATCCGTTTCTCAACGGGACTGTGCAGAACCAGCTTCAAGACCAGAACACCAACCAACACAACAGCATTGACTTGCTTCTCTTTGATTCGCTGACTCCATCTGCTCCTGTCTCCACGACCAGCAGCAACAGCACTAGTAATGGATATGGCAGCAGCATCTTTGATGGCACGCCCACCAGCCCTAACGTCGAAACTTTGCAAGTATTCCGAAAGGACAACCCGTTCTTCCGGAGTAAAAGATCCTATAGTTTGTCCGAGTTATCAGTCCTACAGTCTCAGTCAACTACGCCTTTGCCACCGTCCGAATTCTTTACAGGTCTTAAGGCGCCTTCTCCCGAGCAGTTTAAGAGCAGAGAGGACTTTAGGACAGCTTGGTTGAATCATAGAAAGTTAGCACGCTCCTGCCATGACCTCGATTCCTTGGGACAGAATCCAGGCTGGGGCCAAACACAACCAGTTGAGACGAACATTGTTTGTAAGCTGGACAGTTGTGGTGGGGCAGTTCAATTGCCGGACACTAGCATCAGTATTCACGTTCCTGAGGGTCATGTCG GAGGAGACACACAACAAATCTCCATGAAGGCTTTACTGGATCCTCCACTGGAACTAAACAATGATAGGTGTACTACAGTCAGCCCGGTAGTGGAgatcaaactgagcaacatggAGATAAAATCATTCATAACCTTGGAGATGAAGGTATCTGTAGAGGTGAAGAAAGAGAGCAGGCAAATGACGAAGGTTGTCTGCGTGAGGAGCGACAGTAAAGACGGTCCATACGTCCCAGTTCCTCAGGCTTACATATATGGTGACACAGTTCAGGTTCAGCTGGACAGCCTTGAGCCGTGTATGTATGTTGCAGTTGTGGTCCAGTCCCACAACATTTCCTTTAATTTAACAGTCTGGGATCAAGTGGTGAAGAAAGTCACTTTGGGTTTATACGGGCCCAAGCACATTCATCCCTCCTTTAAGACAGTGGTGGCTGTTTTTGGACATGACTGCGCTCCGAAGACACTGCTCGTCACTGAAGTTGGGAAACAAGCTCAATCGGCACCACCAGTCGCACTTCAGCTGTGGGGAAAGCACCAGTTTGTCCTCAACCGGCCTCAAGACCTTCAAATAGGCATGTACTCTAATATGAGCAACTACGAGGTGAAAACAAACGACCAGGCCAGAATGGTCCGGGGCTTTCAGGTAAAGCTCGGCAAGGTGAGTCGGCTCATATACGTCATCAGTTCTCGAAATCCTCAAGAGCTGTCCGACTTTACCTTACGCGTTCAGGTAAAGGACGATCAGGATTGCATTCTCGCTCAGTTCTGCGTCCAGACGCCACAGCCACCTCCTAAAACTGGAATCAAAGCCAATGGGCAGCGGAGGTTCCTGAAGAAGAAGGAAGTGGGGAAAATCCTGCTGTCCCCTTTGGCCATCACAACCAAATACCCACAGTTTCAAGATCGCTGCGTCACCAACTTAAAGTTTGGTAAAATGATCAAGACAGTGATTAGGCAAACAAAGAACCAATACTTGCTGGAATATAAGAAGGGCGACGTCATTGCCTTGCTGAGCGAGGAGAAGATCAAATTGAAAGGACAATTGTGGACCAAAGAGTGGTATATTGGTTACTATCAGGGAAAGACCGGACTCGTCCACGTGAAAAACTTGCTCGTCTTGGGAAAAGTGAAGCCGATCTACTTTTGCGGGCCAGACCTCACGACCGCAATGCTGCTGGAGCAAATTCTCAAACCCTGCAAGTTTCTTACCTACATTTATGCCTCAGTGAGGACCGTACTAATGGAGAACTTGGGAAACTGGAGGGCGTTTGCGGATGCCCTGGGTTACGATAATTTGCCCTTGACTTACTTCTGCAGGGCAGATTTGGATAGTGAACCTGAGAGGGTGGCTTCGGTTCTGGAGAAACTCAAAGAGGACTGCAACAACATggaaatgaaggagaagaaatCTTTTCAGAAGGAGCTCATGAtg GCTCTGTTAAAGATGGACTGTCAGGGTCTGGTGGTGCGTCTCCTGCTGGACTTCGTCCTCCTGACGACGGCGGTGGAAGTGGCTCCTCGCTGGAGGGAACTGGCCGAGAAACTCGCTCACGTCTCCAAACAGCAGATGGACGACTACGAAGCTCCACATAGAGACCGCAATGGCGTGATGGACGCTGAA GCCATGTGGAAGCCGGCGTACGACTTCCTGCTGACGTGGGCAGCTCAGATTGGAGACAGCTACCGCGACGTGATCCAGGAGCTGCAGCTGGGCCTGGACCGCATGAAGAACCCCATCACCAAGCGCTGGAAACATCTCACGGGCACGCTCATCCTCGTCAACTGCCTCGACATGCTGCGGAGCTCCGCCTTCAGCCCCGCCTCTCACGACGACTTCGCCATCTAA